The window GTGCTACTCTTTTTGCTTGTTTATAGGCTTCAAGAAAAACCTCTTTGTCAGAATTCAGGCAATGCCAAGGCATTGATGGAGAAGCCTGGCGGCGACATTAACTACCTGGTAGAAAATGGAAAAGTAGTATTGAGGCTTTTGCCGATATGGTCGATGCTCCTAATGTTCGCGGTCATCTTTCAACTGCCTGCCACATTCTTTACCAAACAAGGAATGACAATGAAGAGAAATGTAGGCAGCAGCTTCAAGATCCCACCAGCTACTCTACAAAGTTCTATTACAGTTTCTATAATCCTCCTGATGCCATTTTATGATGCATTGCTGATCCCACTTGCACGACTGATTACCCGTGACGAAAAAGGTATCAGTGTGACTGAAAGAATGGGAATTGGGATGGTCCTATCTATCATAGCAATGGCCATAGCTGCTCTTGTCGAAACAAAGAGACTCGAAATCGGACAAAAGATGGAAGTTGTTGATCAGAAAATGGAAACCGAAGTTCCATTAAGCATATTTTGGTTGCTACCTCAGTACATCCTGCTAGGCATTTCGGATATCTTCACTGTTGTAGGGATGCAAGAGTTTTTCTACAGTGAAGTTCCTGTCAGAATGAGAACAATGGGAATTGCACTGTATACTAGTGTATTTGGAGTGGGAAGCTTCTTGAGTGCCCTATTGATCTCGCTCGTTGAATATTTTACATCTTCAACAGGGGGCAAGAGCTGGTTCTCTGATGACATGAGAGAAGCCCGTCTAGACAAATACTACTGGCTTCTAGCCTTGTTAAGTGTTCTCAGCTTGATATTTTATGTCGTTTTCTGCAAATGTTATGTAAGCAGGAGCAGCGATTTGGATAATGAGAAGTCATAGGAGGTAGAGGAAGGCCTCgtcaattataaataaattgttttaatttgtcatCCTTCAGCTTCTctaattaatttcctttttaaacaaaacattttttggtAAGAATATTCaaagcaactttttttttaataataataaaaaaagttttcaagGAGTGTAGCATATATAATTGTAAGAtaaaaatttacattttttattgaataagaattttgactcaaattatgtaaaaataatcatttttaataaaatatatttataactttttttctgagttaaagttcaaaatattttaaatcattttttcaatattatactAAATATAAGCTAATTCAATTGTAATAATCTTGGCATGTCTCTTAATTACCATGCACTTATTTAATATGCTTTGATCATCACTGATATTCTCAACTTTTAATAAACAATTCAGGTGTTGAAGGATTCAGTAGCAAACTACTACCATGCACCACTGATGCTATAAAGCAAACAAATTCAGATCAAAAGACAATATAttcattaatgaaaatattacctattaaattagttttttactaGATTGGTGATTTGCATTACACCGTGAACTATAGATCAAGTTTTTTCTAatgtaaacaaaacaaaaaaaaaactcagtgatagtagtgatttttttaaaaaaaaaaattgataatcaaGTAATTAACTTGGTTGcatttaataaacttgattaatttaataatataataaaaataaataaattaaaaataaaaattaatccaagTCTACCTATGTTAACCCACGacttaaattgaaataattttataaaaaaaataatcaagccCAATTATAACATCCCTAACATTTGAGTAAAACTTCctttatgttaaataaaaaattagtgtaattattttttaatcaacaagATGATTGACCGGTTTATTTGGAAATTCAATTAATTGATCGGATATACCAAAACCTTACACTCAGGTTTTATTCAGTTTCTATCTATGAGTATTACAATCTAATTAacattattgttatttaaatttcagtaaaaaattttatattttaaaaatctcaagtGTTAACATCAATTCACATTATAAtcaaacacattttttatttataaatgacaCCAACTCATAACTACACTTCTGTTCCAATTATCTTCACTTCTTTTCCAATTATCTTGGATGTTATATAATCATATTCAtcaatctataatttattttcatcaatttaaaatatttatgatattttttcaattttgatgatgatgaactaACATTTAATTCTACATACGAGCCAAGTtacttttatggttttttactaaaaatacaACGACGTGCATGCATGATGTTCAATTAAGGCTTTAGTTTTACAAGTTTCAAGTATCATAAGCAAAAGAGCTATTACAAAACTAGTGATGGTTAATTGATAAACTAATCCAATTACATCACAAAATGAAGATGTCTATAATTTCATCCCAAATTTTAATTACACAGCCTTCTAGTCCACTTTTCCCTAAGTCTAAACAAAAGTAGCATCTACTAGTTATTAAATCAATGTCGTTTATTAAATCATAAgttaatatttcatttaatatttaagagaAATAATTAACTCATTTCAGTATTTCCATATCACACCAACAATCCAATACTCTCTTTTTAGTACTCATTATTTCAACATACTCatctttatttataatcaatgaCATTCATAATCAGATACCCATAATTCagtatttcttaaaaatatcttttttctcaaacaaactcaCTTGATTGCCAATCAATTTAACATTTTCATTCAGAAGCCAAACATCCAGTATTCTATAATAAATACTCATTTCTCCAACTAACCTATATTAATTGCCAATCAATCTAGCATTCCCATTCCAAAgacaaaaatttaatattccATAATGAATATCCATTTCTCTGGCTAACCTATCTTGGTTACCAATCAAACCAACATttcaatgcaaaaataaaaaatccaatattCCAAAATAACTACCCATTAATTCTAACAACTTACATACTAATCATTCCTCTTCCATATATAAtgtcaatatatatttatatccaTACTTTTATGAATTAAAACTTTCACAAAGTTAtgggaaatttaaaaaaagatataaagtgTGTAACTGAAGTCTAGTTATGTCCTGCTCCTTTGACACACTAAACTCTGTTAACAATATCCTTTAAAATGACAAGCTTTCAATCAATTACTATtgtatccaaaaaaaaaaagaacaatcttCATTCATCATAATATCTATTATAATTTCACTCAGTTATTTatccaaaatttataaattcatttctcttttcatatcattttagttAGATTTAAATAAACATGAATTTAATTCCATCTTACTTCAATGACAAATATGACTACAAGCATAAACACaattaaaactcattttaaGTTCATCAATTTCTCAAAGAcattaaattcataaaacaataaaactcaTATTTATCATATAAGAATAGAACTATTCATCAAAACTATAATTCATCTGTTTAGTCATCACAGTTTTAATACAATTTATAAGAATAACACAAATACATCAAACCTCCTTTTCTGTCTTTAAATTACCAGTTTTTAGGCTTCACTATCCATCCaaatttctttgttatttcaACATGATTTAACTCTCACAACAACCTCCAAAGATCCTAGAAACCTAATTTCTAAGAAATGCACTTCTCCCTCAATTTCATTTCAAGAAACCttattaagttttaattaatttttactcAAAATCACCAAATTCTTGTTCAAATTGATATAAGGAAGTTCTAATCACCTTacctaattaaaaaacatgttttaaaagtcGAGCAGTCAAGGGAGTTCCAAGCACCTTACATGACTAGCcctctattttttatgtttaaggtaaataattttttattaaaaaaataacactaaaaTAAACGAAAACATCATTTGTAGTTTTATATGACACATAATCTGACCCGACAAGAAGAGAGGTGCCCATAAAGTTAGGCTAGAATTTTTggatctaaaaaattattttgcacctattttaacataaaaacatttaataaacaccctattaaactaaataaaccaatttataacctcaaacaccttaaaaaaaattgttaaaaaacacaaaataaaacaaaataaaaaaactttcttaACCCACTCTTTTGCTAAAGAACACTTCAATAAAAACCctcttttcaagaaaaattcaatgatACCAAGATATGGCTTTTTATTAGCTAGAATGTGATCTTTTTATTAGTTAGAATATGACCGATCAACCaccttttttcttctatatattCATGTGACTACAAGAActaaatgtaaaattaatgaagatGAGGGATAAAAATGTGAAATCCTTCAAAAAATGAGACCAAacctaaaagacaaaaaaaaattaggtacTGAAGTGAACTTTTTTATGCCTCTTTAAGagtaaaaagagtaaaaaaaagggttgcctctttatttttgttccaaatataatcttttttgtttcaattttttaatttacaaaattaaatattattttataaaaccaagcatcaaactaatttaatatGGGACATTCAGTTGCATAAACAATAAGATATAACACGCGACCAGAAAATAACTATGAGCCTTATAATTGTATATACATAGCAtggaaagataatttaaaaaaaaagaatatttaaaaacaataaaaaagaataacacAGTCCACAATGCAACTCTCTCACAGTCcacagtaacaaaaaaaaaacagtgaaattctgttgctttcttttttagtttatagtgtaatgattataattataattataattgtagaACAGGGAAAACGATGTCGTTTCGCCAAAACATCACATATAATAGGGGCGAAAAAGTAAATTGGGGTTctcaagataataaaaataataataaaactgtCTCTGCTCTTCTAGTCCCTTGGCGAAACAGAAACGATAGAGCGAGAGCGAAAACGATGTCGGATCCATACGAGAGAGTGACAGGAGGGAGACTCACCTTCAAAGGAGGAAGCTTAGCAACGCTAAGCAAAGGAatcgaaaagaaaaggaagaaaaagaagaagccgGTGGTTGACACGGTGGAGGACGCCGCACCAGTGGCGGAGAATTTGGTATCTGATGCTGGTGAGATAATTTATACGATTGACGCGGCGAAGAAAATGAAGTACGAGGAATTATTTCCTGTGGAGACGAAGAAGTTTGGGTATAGCGAGAAGAAGGATTTGAAATCTGTTGAAGATGCTCTTGATGATCGGGTTAAGAAGAAAGCTGATCGTTACTGTAAATGAggtaattttgatttgatttgatttttttgttaggaATTATTAAGAGATTGATGGAGGAACAAGCTGTTAGAGGCATGATTAGGGTTTGTCTAGGAATATAATTTAGTGAGGTTTTGAGATTTGTTTGAAGTAATcaaaatttagggtttttagtgGCAATAGAATTATCAGtgatgttttgattt of the Populus nigra chromosome 7, ddPopNigr1.1, whole genome shotgun sequence genome contains:
- the LOC133698808 gene encoding protein NRT1/ PTR FAMILY 5.9-like, translating into MASGRKPKGLNRSCFLLIVIAGMERFAFKGVASNLVTYLTDVVMMSNSAAAKTVNNWCGFTSMLPLLVASLADSWDRYSTILSSSFLYVVGLVALTSTALAWARHPTNNISSSYLFWSLCLISLGQGGYNPSLQAFGADQIPNDDELPCTKDEQKSNKKSLFFQWWYFGVCGGSLAGVTVMSYIQDTFGWALGFAIPTIAMTASILLFWCGSRIYTYKQDDNVSERSSLDIFRAIKGAVSKLMNSRITLSSNKPDVAELELQEKPLCQNSGNAKALMEKPGGDINYLVENGKVVLRLLPIWSMLLMFAVIFQLPATFFTKQGMTMKRNVGSSFKIPPATLQSSITVSIILLMPFYDALLIPLARLITRDEKGISVTERMGIGMVLSIIAMAIAALVETKRLEIGQKMEVVDQKMETEVPLSIFWLLPQYILLGISDIFTVVGMQEFFYSEVPVRMRTMGIALYTSVFGVGSFLSALLISLVEYFTSSTGGKSWFSDDMREARLDKYYWLLALLSVLSLIFYVVFCKCYVSRSSDLDNEKS
- the LOC133698516 gene encoding uncharacterized protein LOC133698516; translated protein: MSDPYERVTGGRLTFKGGSLATLSKGIEKKRKKKKKPVVDTVEDAAPVAENLVSDAGEIIYTIDAAKKMKYEELFPVETKKFGYSEKKDLKSVEDALDDRVKKKADRYCK